The following coding sequences lie in one Myxococcus xanthus genomic window:
- a CDS encoding VOC family protein — MKLGYIILYVPDVSAAIAFYEKAFGLARRFIHESGGYAEMETGTTALAFVEEGAAKEHGFTVRHLRPKEDAAAIELALVTTDVAAAYTRAVEAGSEATQPPKQKPWGQTVAYVRDLNGVLVELCSPMEG; from the coding sequence ATGAAGCTCGGCTACATCATCCTCTACGTACCGGACGTGAGCGCCGCCATCGCGTTCTACGAGAAGGCCTTCGGACTGGCGCGCCGCTTCATCCACGAGAGCGGTGGCTACGCGGAGATGGAGACAGGCACCACCGCCCTGGCCTTCGTCGAGGAAGGCGCGGCGAAGGAGCACGGCTTCACCGTGCGCCATCTGCGGCCGAAGGAGGACGCGGCGGCCATCGAACTGGCGCTCGTCACCACCGACGTGGCCGCCGCATACACGCGCGCCGTGGAGGCGGGCTCCGAGGCCACGCAGCCTCCCAAGCAGAAGCCCTGGGGGCAGACGGTGGCCTACGTGAGAGACCTCAACGGCGTCCTGGTGGAGCTCTGCTCGCCGATGGAGGGGTAG
- a CDS encoding AraC family transcriptional regulator, giving the protein MAAQSLTGCARAEDRDAMAEDAQQQGYTQWAPPIEMADAVDAFWQFWVPRKQHGVPLPRQHRVLPDGCTDLIFGFQHAPGPVWLAAPRLAVVGPMKRFVLVDLEPGGVSLGVRLRPGWAQALLGVSPRELCGLNVSAQDCSPALTQLQRRMEDCASPAQAMALLQQTIARRWASFRSIAKPRAVQALGHIQASSGQVRMAALARALGVSERTLHRDILDEAGVPPKLLARVLRFQRAVSLLRSREGTDLCDVALECGYADQAHLSRDVRELAGVSPTALVG; this is encoded by the coding sequence ATGGCCGCACAGAGCCTGACGGGCTGTGCACGGGCTGAAGACAGGGACGCGATGGCGGAGGACGCACAGCAGCAGGGCTACACCCAGTGGGCACCGCCTATCGAGATGGCGGATGCGGTGGACGCGTTCTGGCAGTTCTGGGTGCCCCGAAAGCAACACGGCGTCCCCCTCCCCCGGCAGCACCGGGTGCTTCCGGATGGCTGCACCGACCTCATCTTCGGCTTCCAACACGCCCCAGGCCCGGTGTGGCTGGCCGCACCCCGGCTGGCCGTCGTCGGCCCCATGAAGCGCTTCGTCCTCGTCGACCTCGAGCCCGGCGGGGTGAGCCTGGGCGTCAGGCTCCGTCCTGGCTGGGCGCAGGCCCTGCTGGGTGTCAGTCCGCGTGAACTCTGCGGACTCAACGTCTCCGCCCAGGACTGCTCGCCCGCCCTCACGCAGCTTCAGCGGCGGATGGAAGACTGTGCCTCGCCCGCCCAGGCCATGGCCCTGCTCCAGCAGACCATCGCCCGACGCTGGGCTTCGTTCCGGAGCATCGCGAAGCCGCGTGCCGTCCAGGCCCTGGGACACATTCAAGCCTCGTCGGGGCAGGTGCGCATGGCCGCGCTCGCTCGCGCGCTGGGCGTGAGTGAGCGCACCCTGCACCGGGACATCCTGGACGAAGCCGGCGTACCGCCGAAGCTGCTCGCGCGCGTCCTGCGCTTCCAGCGGGCGGTGTCCCTGCTGCGCTCCCGCGAGGGCACGGACCTGTGTGACGTCGCGCTCGAATGCGGCTACGCGGACCAGGCGCATTTGTCACGAGACGTGCGGGAACTGGCCGGCGTGTCACCCACCGCACTCGTGGGTTGA
- the rraA gene encoding ribonuclease E activity regulator RraA, translated as MSTFTDFKTADLCDAHVGTPRFQIAEPGFQDYGGVRTFAGPISTVRAPEDNSLVRKALEEPGQGRVLVVDGGGSRRCALVGDQLALLAQQNGWAGVVVNGCIRDAEDVGRMRIGVKALGTHPLKSLKRNEGQRDVEVRFAGVTFRPGHYVYADLDGIVTSESPLG; from the coding sequence ATGAGCACGTTCACCGACTTCAAAACGGCCGACCTCTGCGATGCCCACGTGGGCACCCCGCGGTTCCAGATTGCCGAGCCCGGGTTCCAGGACTACGGCGGCGTCCGGACCTTCGCGGGACCCATCAGCACGGTGCGGGCGCCCGAGGACAACTCCCTCGTGCGCAAGGCCTTGGAGGAACCCGGCCAGGGCCGGGTGCTGGTGGTGGACGGCGGAGGCAGCCGCCGCTGCGCGCTCGTGGGAGACCAGCTCGCGTTGCTCGCCCAGCAGAATGGCTGGGCGGGCGTGGTGGTGAATGGCTGCATCCGCGACGCCGAGGACGTGGGCCGCATGCGCATCGGCGTCAAGGCACTGGGCACCCACCCGCTCAAGAGCCTCAAGCGCAACGAGGGACAACGCGACGTGGAGGTCCGCTTCGCCGGAGTCACCTTCCGCCCCGGCCACTACGTCTACGCGGACCTGGACGGCATCGTCACCTCTGAGTCACCCCTGGGCTGA